One region of Collinsella aerofaciens ATCC 25986 genomic DNA includes:
- a CDS encoding xanthine phosphoribosyltransferase: MQELEDRIRHDGIVKAGNVLKVDAFLNHQCDVELFDHMGAEWARLFEGVEINKILTIEASGIGMACIAAQHFGGVPVVFAKKAQSINLDGEQYATTIYSFTKQKEYPVIVGKRFLSEGDKVLIIDDFLANGCALEGLIKICEAAGAEVAGIGIAVEKGFQGGGDKLRERGFRVESLARIADMDCETGEITFA, from the coding sequence ATGCAGGAGCTTGAGGATCGTATTCGCCATGACGGCATCGTAAAGGCCGGTAACGTCCTTAAGGTTGATGCCTTCCTCAACCACCAATGCGATGTTGAGCTGTTCGACCACATGGGTGCCGAGTGGGCCCGTCTGTTCGAGGGCGTCGAGATCAACAAGATCCTGACGATCGAGGCTTCGGGCATTGGCATGGCTTGCATTGCAGCCCAGCATTTTGGCGGCGTGCCGGTGGTCTTTGCCAAGAAGGCCCAGTCCATCAACCTTGACGGCGAGCAGTATGCCACGACCATCTACTCCTTTACCAAGCAGAAGGAGTACCCGGTCATCGTTGGCAAGCGCTTCCTGTCCGAGGGCGACAAGGTCCTGATCATCGACGACTTTTTGGCCAACGGGTGCGCGCTCGAGGGTCTTATCAAGATCTGCGAGGCTGCGGGTGCCGAGGTTGCCGGCATTGGCATCGCCGTTGAGAAGGGCTTCCAGGGCGGTGGCGATAAGCTCCGCGAGCGCGGCTTCCGCGTTGAGAGCCTGGCCCGTATCGCCGATATGGACTGCGAGACCGGCGAGATTACCTTCGCCTAA
- a CDS encoding diacylglycerol/lipid kinase family protein: MHATDFGRTLIIANPAAQSGAAHEVAERLQRFLDMTARASQFDLVLTERMGHAKELAAQAQGYRTVIALGGDGVIHEVVNGLMTQDESGRPALAVLPVGSGNDFAQTLGIEDFSGKDFGALLTCELQRQDIGRIRSWNPASGSGEATVEYYDQTLSVGIDAAIGLGTTELRKKTGLTGAPLYTLSGLEQFGLRYRNYPMSVSFDGAPAERVRAIIMAIQLGPTYGSGYRICPDADPCDDTLDVCYACGPVPRAVALPMFLSAKDGHHTKLPPVRMRRCRHVELTFEEPDYPIQADGEPVVASRIEVDILAGALHVWRPTH; this comes from the coding sequence ATGCACGCAACTGATTTTGGTCGCACGCTCATCATCGCCAACCCAGCCGCCCAGTCGGGTGCGGCGCATGAAGTTGCCGAGCGCCTGCAGCGCTTTTTGGACATGACTGCACGCGCATCCCAGTTTGACCTGGTGCTAACCGAGCGCATGGGGCACGCCAAGGAGCTGGCCGCCCAGGCTCAGGGCTATCGCACCGTTATCGCCCTTGGCGGCGACGGCGTGATCCACGAGGTCGTCAATGGACTCATGACGCAGGATGAATCGGGCCGTCCTGCCCTTGCCGTCCTACCCGTTGGCTCCGGCAACGATTTTGCCCAAACGCTCGGTATCGAAGATTTCTCCGGTAAGGATTTTGGCGCGCTGCTCACCTGTGAGCTGCAGCGTCAAGACATCGGGCGTATTCGCTCATGGAACCCAGCAAGCGGTAGCGGCGAGGCTACCGTTGAGTACTACGACCAGACGCTTTCGGTCGGCATCGATGCCGCCATCGGCCTTGGCACCACCGAGCTGCGCAAAAAGACCGGCTTGACGGGCGCGCCGCTCTACACTCTCTCGGGACTTGAGCAGTTTGGCCTACGCTATCGCAACTACCCCATGTCAGTCAGCTTTGACGGGGCGCCCGCCGAACGCGTGAGGGCGATCATCATGGCGATTCAGCTGGGTCCTACGTATGGCTCGGGCTATCGCATCTGCCCCGATGCCGACCCCTGTGACGACACACTCGACGTCTGCTACGCCTGCGGCCCCGTCCCTCGCGCGGTTGCCCTGCCTATGTTCCTTTCGGCCAAGGACGGCCACCATACCAAGTTGCCGCCGGTTCGCATGCGCCGCTGCCGCCATGTTGAGCTCACCTTTGAGGAGCCCGACTACCCCATCCAGGCCGACGGCGAGCCCGTTGTCGCCTCGCGCATCGAGGTCGACATCCTCGCCGGCGCCCTCCACGTCTGGCGCCCCACCCACTAG
- a CDS encoding chloride channel protein, translating into MAHNDKPESANEARDHSQPLDEGGFFSLNDVITAGRHQLTRSEHLLAADTRRNARNLLASAKLLALVIIVSLAMGVAAWAFLASLNIATDYRERHAWIYALLPVVGMATAWVYKNHGLAAKRGNNLVIDSALGTRLIHMRMAVLTFVCSTLTHLTGGSAGREGAAVQIGGTIASNISSLAHLKKHDHHDLMLAGISSAFGAVFGSPLAGAFFGMEMCFIGKIDYTAGIYCLVASFTGYFTSLALGTEYEANVIASVPGMTPKTVVIVVISAIIFGLTARLFAWSVRTVKSLYGRIITNYLVRALVGALVVLAAYAMLGAWKYAGLATWLSGAGFAGNTTLVDAAIKLVVTALTLGAGFQGGEVTPLFGIGAALGGWIGCLVGIDPSFLAALGMLGVFCAGLNVPITTCMMAIDLFHGTAAGFFVIVAFISYLTGGHRGVYPAQRIISPKRRSLIVDEGGTVADAIERHNDLIE; encoded by the coding sequence ATGGCTCATAACGACAAACCCGAAAGCGCAAACGAAGCGCGGGATCATTCCCAGCCGCTCGACGAAGGCGGTTTTTTCTCCCTGAACGACGTTATCACGGCAGGCAGGCATCAGCTCACCCGCTCCGAGCACCTCTTGGCTGCCGACACGCGCCGCAACGCCCGCAACCTACTCGCGAGCGCCAAGTTGCTCGCACTCGTCATCATTGTCTCGCTCGCCATGGGCGTTGCCGCCTGGGCGTTTTTGGCCTCGCTGAATATCGCGACCGACTATCGCGAGCGCCATGCGTGGATTTACGCGCTGCTTCCCGTTGTGGGCATGGCCACCGCATGGGTGTACAAAAACCACGGTCTTGCCGCCAAGCGCGGCAACAACCTGGTCATCGACTCCGCTCTGGGCACGCGCCTCATCCATATGCGCATGGCCGTCCTCACCTTCGTCTGCTCCACGCTCACGCACCTAACGGGCGGATCGGCCGGTCGCGAGGGAGCCGCGGTGCAGATTGGCGGCACCATCGCCAGCAACATCTCGAGCCTCGCCCACCTCAAAAAGCATGACCACCACGACCTCATGCTCGCCGGCATCTCATCGGCCTTTGGCGCCGTATTCGGTTCGCCCCTTGCCGGAGCTTTCTTTGGCATGGAGATGTGCTTTATCGGCAAGATCGACTACACCGCGGGCATCTACTGCCTGGTCGCCTCGTTTACCGGCTACTTTACATCACTCGCCCTGGGTACCGAGTACGAGGCGAATGTCATCGCCAGCGTTCCCGGCATGACGCCCAAAACGGTCGTCATCGTTGTTATCAGCGCCATCATCTTCGGTCTGACGGCACGCCTCTTTGCCTGGTCGGTTCGAACCGTCAAGAGCCTGTACGGTCGCATTATCACCAATTACCTCGTTCGCGCACTCGTGGGCGCGCTCGTGGTGCTCGCGGCCTACGCGATGCTCGGCGCCTGGAAGTATGCCGGCCTTGCCACCTGGCTCTCAGGCGCCGGGTTCGCCGGCAACACCACCCTGGTGGACGCAGCCATCAAGTTGGTCGTCACAGCGCTGACCCTGGGCGCCGGCTTCCAAGGCGGCGAGGTCACGCCCCTGTTTGGCATCGGTGCGGCGCTCGGCGGCTGGATCGGTTGCCTCGTCGGAATCGACCCCAGCTTTCTGGCGGCGCTGGGCATGCTCGGTGTATTCTGCGCCGGCCTCAACGTGCCCATCACCACCTGCATGATGGCCATCGACCTGTTCCACGGCACGGCCGCCGGGTTCTTTGTCATCGTGGCCTTTATCAGCTACCTAACCGGCGGGCACCGCGGCGTGTACCCCGCCCAGCGCATCATCTCACCCAAGCGCCGTTCGCTTATTGTGGATGAGGGCGGTACGGTAGCGGATGCTATCGAGCGCCACAACGACCTGATAGAGTAG
- the glp gene encoding gephyrin-like molybdotransferase Glp has protein sequence MAEKLIPLEDAQSIILSHVAPTDLVEIPVWQATGLPLAEDAVADIDISPFANSAMDGYAVRSADLAQASGEAPVTLDVIGHEAAGHVFEGTIGAGETVRIMTGAPVPEGADAVVKYEIVDVLDGDGNEGSHVRFSAPAKVGENVRSAAEEAHAGDVVMHAGEVVAPAGAGLLASAGYASVKVHAAPRVGIISLGTELVAPSKVPACGQIRDSNSSALMAEALDAGAEPVFYGIAPDDEQAIGELVHRATRECDFVITSGGASAGDYDYVTALVRREGEVLFDRISMRPGKAITFGLLGGKPYLGLSGNPAAAYVGFEMLARPAIRKMRGFAEGARPVQQAILTHCVKKRQDRRFFDRATVLRDPETGELLVTEAKTQNSALLGTMQRSNCLLRIDEGPCELKAGDVVDVVRVDLPEGTVL, from the coding sequence ATGGCAGAGAAACTCATTCCGCTGGAGGACGCACAGTCGATTATCCTGTCGCATGTTGCTCCGACCGATCTCGTCGAGATTCCCGTGTGGCAGGCCACCGGTCTTCCCTTGGCCGAGGACGCGGTGGCCGACATCGACATCTCGCCGTTTGCCAACAGCGCCATGGACGGGTATGCCGTGCGCTCGGCGGACTTGGCACAGGCATCTGGCGAGGCGCCGGTGACGCTCGACGTTATCGGACACGAGGCCGCGGGCCATGTCTTTGAGGGCACAATCGGCGCGGGCGAGACCGTCCGCATCATGACGGGCGCGCCGGTGCCCGAAGGTGCCGATGCCGTGGTGAAGTACGAGATCGTCGACGTACTCGATGGCGACGGCAACGAGGGCTCGCACGTTCGCTTCTCGGCACCTGCCAAGGTAGGGGAGAACGTTCGCTCTGCCGCCGAGGAGGCCCATGCCGGCGATGTTGTGATGCATGCCGGCGAGGTCGTGGCTCCGGCGGGCGCCGGCTTGCTGGCAAGCGCCGGATACGCGAGCGTGAAGGTGCACGCTGCCCCACGTGTGGGCATCATCTCGCTGGGCACGGAACTGGTCGCACCGAGTAAGGTACCGGCGTGCGGTCAGATTCGCGATTCCAACTCCTCGGCGCTGATGGCCGAGGCGCTCGATGCCGGCGCCGAGCCCGTGTTCTACGGTATTGCGCCCGACGATGAGCAGGCGATTGGCGAGCTGGTGCATCGCGCCACGCGAGAGTGCGATTTTGTCATTACGAGCGGCGGCGCCTCGGCGGGCGATTACGACTACGTGACGGCGCTCGTCCGGCGCGAGGGCGAGGTGCTGTTCGACCGCATCTCGATGCGTCCGGGCAAGGCCATCACGTTTGGTTTGCTCGGGGGTAAGCCCTACCTCGGGCTTTCGGGCAATCCCGCTGCTGCGTATGTGGGCTTTGAGATGCTCGCCCGTCCGGCGATCCGCAAGATGCGCGGCTTTGCCGAGGGTGCGCGTCCCGTGCAGCAGGCGATATTGACGCACTGCGTGAAGAAGCGCCAGGACCGACGCTTCTTCGATCGCGCCACGGTTTTGCGCGACCCCGAGACCGGTGAGCTGTTGGTGACCGAGGCCAAGACGCAGAATTCGGCGCTGCTCGGCACGATGCAGCGGTCCAACTGCCTGCTGCGTATTGACGAAGGACCGTGCGAGCTCAAGGCGGGCGACGTCGTGGATGTCGTGCGTGTCGACCTGCCCGAGGGCACGGTGTTGTAA
- a CDS encoding MogA/MoaB family molybdenum cofactor biosynthesis protein, whose protein sequence is MELKISIVTCSDTRDLAQDEAGAALEELIEAQGWTVVSHVVVRDDASEIGDAIVEAADECHANVVLTCGGTGLSMRDVTPEATRAVCDRDVPGIAEAIRAYSMTKTRRAMLSRAICMQRGHTLVVNFPGSTKAARESWEAIADQLEHAAQMTAGGGHTN, encoded by the coding sequence ATGGAGTTGAAGATTTCGATCGTGACGTGCTCGGATACGCGCGATCTTGCTCAGGACGAGGCTGGAGCCGCACTCGAGGAACTTATCGAGGCGCAGGGCTGGACGGTCGTCTCACATGTGGTCGTGCGCGACGACGCCAGCGAGATCGGTGATGCCATTGTGGAAGCTGCCGATGAGTGCCACGCCAATGTCGTACTCACCTGCGGCGGCACAGGGCTTTCGATGCGAGATGTAACGCCCGAGGCGACGCGTGCCGTCTGCGACCGCGATGTGCCGGGTATTGCAGAGGCAATCCGTGCGTACTCCATGACCAAGACGCGCCGCGCTATGCTCTCGCGCGCTATTTGCATGCAACGAGGTCATACGCTTGTCGTAAACTTTCCCGGTTCTACGAAGGCCGCCCGCGAAAGCTGGGAGGCCATAGCAGACCAGCTGGAGCATGCGGCTCAGATGACAGCGGGCGGCGGACATACCAACTAA
- the modA gene encoding molybdate ABC transporter substrate-binding protein — translation MFDMVSRRGFVSLSAAAAAGLGLAGCSGNKTSEPAGSDAGSAKASSKKETVELQIFAANSLEKALPEVQELYTDQTGTTFADTQFKASGDLVEQMRAGAAVDVLITASKGTMDDAEVAELVDVDTREDMFVNDLVIVRAEGSDTKVEAIADVANLDGKIAIGDAKTVPAGKYANQALASVGLYTGTEGDDGEYAPELVDKVALADKVGTAAAYVSTGDCVAGFVYSSDIFRYDGIEEAFVCPEDSHKPIVYPGAVADSSEHADEAKAFIDFCLTNKKAQKIWAKYGFELSE, via the coding sequence ATGTTCGATATGGTTTCACGCCGCGGTTTTGTCTCGCTTTCTGCTGCCGCTGCCGCCGGCCTTGGCCTTGCCGGCTGCTCGGGCAACAAGACGTCCGAGCCCGCTGGTTCCGATGCCGGCTCCGCCAAGGCCTCTTCCAAGAAGGAAACCGTCGAGCTACAGATTTTCGCCGCCAACTCACTCGAGAAGGCCCTACCCGAGGTTCAGGAGCTCTACACCGACCAGACTGGCACCACGTTTGCCGATACGCAGTTTAAGGCTTCCGGCGATTTGGTCGAGCAGATGCGCGCCGGTGCCGCCGTCGACGTGCTCATCACGGCCTCCAAGGGCACCATGGACGATGCCGAGGTCGCCGAGCTCGTCGACGTCGACACACGTGAGGACATGTTCGTCAACGACCTTGTGATCGTTCGTGCCGAGGGCTCCGACACCAAGGTTGAGGCCATCGCGGACGTCGCGAACCTGGACGGCAAGATCGCCATCGGCGACGCCAAGACCGTTCCCGCCGGCAAGTACGCCAACCAGGCGCTGGCTTCCGTAGGCCTCTATACCGGCACCGAGGGCGACGACGGCGAGTATGCACCCGAGCTTGTCGACAAGGTGGCCCTGGCCGACAAGGTCGGCACCGCTGCCGCCTACGTTTCTACGGGCGACTGCGTGGCTGGCTTTGTCTACAGTTCCGACATCTTCCGCTATGACGGCATCGAGGAGGCCTTCGTGTGCCCCGAGGACTCGCACAAGCCCATCGTGTACCCGGGCGCAGTGGCCGATAGCTCCGAGCACGCCGACGAGGCCAAGGCGTTTATCGACTTTTGCCTGACCAACAAGAAGGCCCAGAAGATTTGGGCCAAATACGGCTTTGAGCTTTCCGAGTAG
- the modB gene encoding molybdate ABC transporter permease subunit, which yields MLNRFRMLVACALTFALCWVPGFAFAGDAEDGAQIAATAHGLSYGIEGFERLAKGTARAMEGQPEGYRFPVDEDVDLVVAPAADRVVVWISPKAVEKYGLDPQDNECVSGLKALVCKLDSANCMGGAQLGDVDLPWYVTAETTFDAGGYTYGFDERGADGDRYVVIASASGDAKGGARWLDSAQMVEASSVVLRDEQGPLTSLASLLGDIDYRPFWVSIKSSGLALVIAFALGLFAAWKTMGTTSRIKGLLDSVFTIPMVLPPTVCGFLLLMLFGRSTGVGQWLIAHGVSIVFTWPAAVISAVVVSFPLVYRTALGAFESLDTQMLDAARTLGWSERRIFAKLMMPLGWPSIAAGTVLAFARAMGEFGCTLFFAGNYAGITQTIPIAIYFEWMGGNTSVALFWVAVVIVFSFLVILFINMYTAHSQKYRERGLSRAERKQAKDLAGQGDSLDPAGGDALRIDREALAELMRDDAAPQGGR from the coding sequence GTGCTTAATAGATTCCGCATGCTTGTCGCCTGTGCTTTGACCTTCGCGCTTTGCTGGGTGCCGGGATTTGCGTTTGCTGGGGACGCTGAGGACGGGGCCCAGATTGCTGCGACCGCTCATGGGCTTTCCTATGGGATCGAGGGTTTTGAGCGGTTGGCCAAGGGGACTGCTCGTGCCATGGAGGGTCAGCCTGAGGGCTACCGGTTTCCTGTTGACGAGGACGTGGACCTTGTAGTGGCGCCTGCTGCCGATCGCGTTGTGGTGTGGATATCGCCTAAGGCGGTCGAGAAGTATGGATTGGATCCGCAGGACAACGAGTGCGTATCGGGTCTCAAGGCCCTCGTCTGTAAGCTCGACAGCGCAAACTGCATGGGTGGTGCGCAGCTAGGGGACGTGGATCTTCCTTGGTATGTCACGGCGGAAACAACGTTTGATGCCGGCGGTTATACCTATGGCTTTGACGAGCGCGGTGCGGATGGGGACCGCTATGTGGTGATTGCATCAGCCTCGGGTGATGCCAAGGGCGGCGCGCGTTGGCTTGATAGCGCTCAAATGGTAGAAGCATCGTCTGTCGTGTTGCGGGATGAGCAGGGGCCCTTGACCTCTCTGGCCTCCTTATTGGGCGACATCGACTATCGCCCGTTTTGGGTGTCCATAAAATCGAGCGGCCTTGCCCTGGTGATTGCCTTTGCACTGGGCCTGTTTGCCGCATGGAAGACCATGGGTACTACGAGCCGCATCAAGGGCCTGCTCGATTCGGTCTTTACGATTCCTATGGTGCTGCCGCCTACGGTGTGCGGCTTTTTGCTGCTTATGCTGTTTGGCCGCTCGACCGGGGTGGGCCAGTGGCTTATCGCGCACGGCGTCTCGATCGTCTTTACGTGGCCCGCGGCGGTGATATCTGCTGTGGTGGTGTCGTTCCCCCTGGTCTACCGTACGGCGCTCGGTGCCTTCGAGAGCCTCGATACGCAGATGCTCGACGCCGCGCGAACCTTGGGATGGTCCGAACGTCGCATCTTTGCCAAGCTCATGATGCCGCTCGGCTGGCCCTCCATCGCCGCCGGCACGGTGCTCGCCTTTGCCCGCGCGATGGGCGAGTTTGGCTGCACGCTGTTCTTTGCGGGCAACTACGCCGGTATTACGCAGACCATCCCCATCGCCATCTACTTTGAGTGGATGGGCGGCAACACATCGGTGGCCCTCTTTTGGGTCGCCGTCGTGATCGTGTTCAGTTTCCTGGTCATTCTGTTCATCAACATGTACACCGCGCATTCGCAAAAGTATCGCGAGCGGGGCCTTTCCCGCGCGGAGCGCAAACAGGCCAAAGATCTCGCCGGACAGGGCGATTCGCTCGACCCGGCGGGCGGCGATGCCTTGCGTATTGATCGCGAGGCACTGGCCGAGCTCATGCGCGATGATGCGGCGCCGCAGGGAGGTCGATAA
- a CDS encoding sulfate/molybdate ABC transporter ATP-binding protein: MSLVLDIKKRYPGFMLDMQLEAGEERVALLGASGCGKSCTLRCIAGVETPDEGKIVVNGVTFFDSAAGINLSPQARKCALLFQNYQLFPNMTVADNVCAGVKGAGDAAARKKLAERYLSIFGLADFADRYPARLSGGQQQRVALARMVAAHPGIFMFDEPMSALDSYLKSALEQNMLDLFDVCNRTVLYVSHDIDEACRLCQRICVMHDGHVEEIGSVEDVVRRPQTLAALRLTGCKNTSRARKVGDEEVEALDWGMSFNVGREVPDTVAFLGIRASYFHVDNRAERGRNSYDLHVARVSDSRFERLVLLDVPRADAPTRLQWKVNKVNVAADGLPQAGETLRMHFDASRIHLVCR; this comes from the coding sequence ATGTCGCTCGTTTTGGATATCAAAAAGCGCTATCCCGGGTTTATGCTCGACATGCAGCTCGAGGCCGGCGAGGAGCGCGTGGCGCTGCTGGGCGCCTCGGGTTGCGGCAAGAGCTGCACACTGCGCTGCATTGCCGGTGTGGAGACGCCTGACGAGGGCAAGATCGTCGTCAACGGCGTGACCTTTTTTGACTCGGCGGCGGGCATCAACCTGTCGCCCCAGGCGCGCAAATGCGCCCTGCTGTTCCAAAACTATCAGCTGTTTCCCAACATGACGGTGGCCGATAACGTATGTGCCGGTGTAAAGGGCGCGGGCGATGCCGCCGCGCGCAAAAAGCTCGCCGAGCGCTATCTGAGCATTTTCGGTCTAGCCGATTTTGCCGACCGCTATCCCGCACGACTTTCGGGCGGTCAGCAGCAACGTGTGGCGCTTGCGCGCATGGTGGCGGCGCATCCGGGCATCTTTATGTTCGACGAGCCCATGAGCGCACTCGATTCCTATCTTAAGAGCGCCCTCGAACAGAACATGCTCGACCTGTTCGATGTGTGCAACCGCACCGTGCTCTACGTGAGCCACGATATCGACGAGGCATGTCGCCTGTGCCAGCGTATCTGCGTGATGCACGATGGGCATGTTGAGGAGATCGGCTCCGTCGAGGACGTGGTCCGCCGTCCGCAGACGCTGGCGGCACTGCGCCTGACGGGGTGCAAGAACACAAGCCGGGCGCGCAAGGTCGGCGACGAGGAAGTCGAGGCTCTCGACTGGGGCATGAGCTTTAACGTGGGTCGTGAGGTTCCCGATACTGTGGCGTTCCTGGGCATTCGCGCAAGCTACTTCCATGTTGACAATCGCGCTGAGCGGGGGCGCAACAGCTATGATTTGCACGTGGCCCGTGTGAGCGATTCGCGCTTTGAGCGGCTGGTATTGCTGGACGTGCCGCGCGCTGATGCGCCCACGCGTCTGCAGTGGAAGGTCAACAAAGTGAACGTTGCTGCCGACGGGCTGCCGCAAGCAGGCGAGACGCTGCGCATGCACTTCGATGCGAGTAGGATCCACCTGGTTTGTCGATAG
- a CDS encoding double-cubane-cluster-containing anaerobic reductase, translating into MAEEFDFHPMWESLGMNLADHDMLLGAVGQMYGDMFLTQNNRPKSTSYLDFVATNIHSGRIKEMLDKKEAGEATKIVGSFCVYVPEEIVLACDGIPVGLCSGADWATDKVEEHLPRNTCPLIKSFAGFKLGEVCPYIESSDLVVGENTCDGKKKAYEFFATQKNMYVMDIPNVHDESTLVTWKAEVKKLAAKIEEECGVTITPERLKAAIHAVNGKRRALQRLAATRAADPAPISGLDSLLTVQAAFMDDTPRLTGAINEMAAECEQRVEAGEGVAPKGTKRILYTGTPMAVPNWKLFNLIEKAGGVVVGEESCTGSRYYKDLVDESGETVDEMLDAIAERYFKINCAVFTPNHQRMKDIVQMAKDLHADGIVDVALQFCTLYEMESFAVEKAAEEAGIPFMHITTDYAGEDAGQLQTRIEAFLETI; encoded by the coding sequence ATGGCTGAAGAATTTGATTTCCATCCGATGTGGGAGAGCCTCGGCATGAATCTTGCCGACCACGATATGCTGCTGGGCGCCGTGGGCCAGATGTACGGCGATATGTTCCTGACGCAGAACAATCGCCCCAAGTCCACGTCCTACCTGGACTTTGTGGCCACCAACATCCATAGCGGTCGCATTAAGGAGATGCTCGACAAGAAGGAGGCCGGCGAGGCTACCAAAATCGTCGGTTCGTTCTGCGTCTACGTGCCCGAGGAGATTGTGCTCGCCTGCGACGGCATTCCTGTTGGCCTGTGCTCGGGTGCCGATTGGGCAACCGATAAGGTCGAGGAGCACCTGCCGCGCAACACCTGTCCGCTTATCAAGAGCTTTGCCGGCTTTAAGCTGGGCGAGGTCTGCCCCTACATTGAGTCGAGTGACCTGGTGGTAGGCGAGAACACCTGCGATGGCAAGAAGAAGGCCTACGAGTTCTTTGCCACGCAAAAGAACATGTACGTCATGGATATTCCCAACGTGCACGACGAGTCGACGCTCGTGACCTGGAAGGCCGAGGTTAAAAAGCTTGCCGCCAAGATCGAGGAAGAGTGCGGCGTCACGATTACGCCTGAGCGCCTGAAGGCTGCCATCCACGCCGTCAACGGGAAGCGTCGCGCCCTGCAGCGTCTGGCTGCGACCCGCGCTGCCGATCCGGCGCCCATCAGCGGTCTCGACAGCCTGCTGACCGTTCAGGCCGCCTTTATGGATGACACGCCGCGTCTGACCGGCGCCATCAACGAAATGGCGGCTGAGTGCGAGCAGCGCGTTGAGGCCGGCGAGGGTGTGGCGCCCAAGGGCACCAAGCGCATCCTGTACACCGGTACGCCCATGGCCGTGCCCAACTGGAAGCTGTTCAACCTCATCGAGAAGGCCGGCGGCGTCGTGGTGGGCGAGGAGTCCTGCACGGGCTCGCGCTACTACAAGGACCTGGTCGACGAGTCCGGTGAGACGGTTGACGAGATGCTCGACGCCATCGCCGAGCGCTACTTTAAGATCAACTGCGCCGTCTTTACGCCCAACCACCAGCGTATGAAGGACATTGTCCAGATGGCCAAGGACCTGCATGCCGACGGCATCGTCGACGTGGCCTTGCAGTTCTGCACGCTCTACGAGATGGAGTCGTTTGCCGTGGAGAAGGCCGCCGAAGAGGCCGGCATCCCGTTTATGCACATCACGACCGACTACGCCGGCGAGGATGCAGGCCAACTGCAAACCAGGATTGAGGCTTTCTTGGAAACCATTTAG
- a CDS encoding double-cubane-cluster-containing anaerobic reductase, whose translation MSENIEQPLPSTFEEFNEQRKAAFIRVKDYKQAGNRLVGFLCSYTPLEIIDAAGAASVALCGTSDEVIPEAEKVLPANLCPLIKSTYGFAYSQKCPFTYFSDMIIGETTCDGKKKMYELLNELKRTHILHLPQGRDRAYEREGWYEECRLLKEELENFYGIAITDDDLRAAVRRRNRLRAAQLEMFALQANQPAAMSGVDLMSTMFAGTFSFDIEAYTQQLEQKVVKLREAYDASERPVAADAKRILITGCPVGGVINKIGRTIESNGGVVVCMDDCSGERTAAMMIDPEAPDILRAIADRYLDINCSVMTPNDGRMENTLAMCEKYHVDGVVESVLQACHTFNVESARMQEAVEGAGIPYMKIETDYSNGDMGQIETRIAAFIETL comes from the coding sequence ATGTCGGAAAATATTGAGCAGCCGTTGCCGTCCACGTTTGAGGAGTTCAACGAGCAACGCAAGGCGGCGTTTATTCGCGTCAAGGATTATAAGCAGGCGGGTAATCGCCTGGTCGGCTTTTTGTGCAGCTATACGCCGCTCGAGATTATCGATGCTGCGGGGGCCGCAAGTGTCGCTCTGTGTGGTACGTCTGACGAGGTGATTCCTGAGGCCGAGAAGGTGCTGCCGGCAAACCTCTGCCCGCTCATCAAGTCGACGTACGGTTTTGCCTATTCGCAAAAGTGCCCGTTTACGTACTTTAGCGACATGATCATCGGCGAGACCACCTGCGACGGCAAGAAGAAGATGTACGAGCTGCTCAACGAACTCAAGCGCACGCACATTCTGCATCTTCCGCAGGGTCGCGATCGCGCCTACGAGCGTGAGGGCTGGTACGAGGAGTGCCGCCTGCTCAAGGAGGAGCTCGAGAACTTCTACGGCATCGCGATTACCGACGATGATCTGCGCGCTGCCGTCCGTCGTCGCAACCGCTTGCGTGCGGCCCAGCTCGAGATGTTTGCGCTGCAGGCCAACCAGCCGGCGGCCATGAGCGGCGTCGACCTGATGAGCACCATGTTTGCCGGTACGTTTAGCTTTGATATCGAGGCCTATACGCAGCAGCTGGAGCAAAAGGTTGTCAAGCTGCGCGAGGCCTACGACGCGAGCGAGCGCCCGGTTGCGGCGGATGCCAAGCGCATTCTGATCACCGGCTGCCCGGTGGGCGGCGTGATCAACAAGATCGGTCGCACCATCGAGTCCAACGGTGGTGTGGTCGTGTGCATGGACGACTGCTCGGGCGAGCGCACGGCGGCCATGATGATCGACCCGGAGGCTCCCGACATCCTTCGCGCCATCGCCGACCGTTACCTGGATATCAACTGCTCGGTCATGACGCCCAACGACGGTCGTATGGAAAACACGCTGGCCATGTGCGAGAAGTATCACGTCGATGGCGTAGTGGAGAGCGTGCTCCAGGCGTGCCACACCTTTAACGTGGAGAGTGCGCGCATGCAGGAGGCTGTCGAGGGTGCGGGTATTCCGTATATGAAGATCGAGACCGACTACAGCAACGGTGACATGGGCCAGATCGAGACCCGCATCGCCGCCTTCATCGAAACCCTCTAG